In Macadamia integrifolia cultivar HAES 741 unplaced genomic scaffold, SCU_Mint_v3 scaffold2845, whole genome shotgun sequence, a genomic segment contains:
- the LOC122067334 gene encoding protein DOG1-like 1, whose product MQPISSEKKGKKGIEMEVTEEEDRCRRCFNSWVMQQEVDLQELQTLTQYHKDEEKLRMMVEKNIQHFHDYNQKRTILAQDHATSFFCPSWCTPFENSFLWIAGCRPTLSIRLVYALCGSELESQLGDFFRGVRRGNLAELSARQLSLVNDLHCNTIREEDKLSSKMASLQEEIADQPLALMAVESNRIGDTSERVDRVLDDHSLALARILEDADKLRLRTLKALTNILTPLQAVDLLVATGKLHLSLHEWGKKRESRERQSRSISCSAE is encoded by the coding sequence ATGCAACCCATCAGTtcagaaaagaagggaaaaaaaggtaTAGAGATGGAggtaacagaagaagaagatagatgtCGTAGGTGTTTCAATAGCTGGGTGATGCAACAAGAAGTAGACCTACAAGAACTTCAAACTTTGACCCAATACCACAAAGATGAAGAGAAGCTAAGAATGATGGTAGAGAAGAACATCCAACACTTCCATGACTACAACCAGAAAAGAACCATTCTAGCCCAAGACCATGCGACATCCTTCTTCTGCCCATCCTGGTGCACCCCCTTCGAGAATTCCTTCCTCTGGATTGCTGGTTGCAGGCCTACCCTCTCCATCCGACTCGTCTACGCCCTTTGTGGTTCCGAACTCGAATCCCAACTCGGAGATTTCTTCAGGGGTGTAAGGAGAGGTAATCTGGCCGAGTTGTCAGCGCGTCAACTCAGCCTTGTCAATGACCTTCATTGCAACACAATCCGGGAGGAGGACAAGCTGTCCTCCAAGATGGCTAGCTTACAAGAGGAGATAGCGGACCAGCCTTTGGCTCTCATGGCCGTGGAGTCGAACCGGATTGGAGATACAAGCGAGCGGGTGGACCGGGTTCTTGATGACCACTCGCTTGCCTTGGCTCGTATCTTGGAGGATGCCGATAAGTTGAGGCTGCGAACGTTGAAGGCACTGACCAACATCTTGACCCCACTGCAGGCCGTTGATCTTCTGGTGGCAACTGGGAAGCTTCATCTATCCCTTCATGAATGGGGCAAGAAAAGGGAGTCTAGGGAGCGTCAGAGCAGAAGCATCTCCTGCTCAGCAGAGTGA
- the LOC122067333 gene encoding uncharacterized mitochondrial protein AtMg00810-like — protein MFVLLYVNDIVLTGSDAIFLYDVQCMFHHQFHIKDLGQLKYFLGIEVARSQQGLYLCQHKYVLDILDDCGYTGARPADTPMEQNLKLSNDEVAVLDDASSYRRLVGRLI, from the coding sequence ATGTTTGTTCTCCTATATGTTAATGATATTGTACTCACTGGCTCTGATGCTATATTCCTCTATGATGTACAATGCATGTTCCACCACCAGTTTCATATTAAAGACCTTGGTCAgctcaaatattttttgggaattgaGGTGGCTCGGTCTCAACAAGGCTTGTATCTATGTCAACACAAATATGTCCTTGATATTTTAGATGATTGCGGCTACACCGGCGCACGTCCTGCTGACACACCCATGGAGCAAAACTTGAAGCTATCTAATGATGAGGTTGCTGTTCTTGATGATGCTTCTTCTTATCGTCGTTTAGTTGGACGATTGATATAG
- the LOC122067331 gene encoding protein DOG1-like 4 produces MMGSQAQDKFSGFYKQWLKQQDANLKELLSAPRDPSHEQLHQAIVSKVVTHYKQYYTVKWVAAKDDVLGFFCPTWFSSLENAYHWMTGWKPSLVFRLRTSLRQTRVPRASLVDMTEEQLEKIQKLMIRIKMEEDRVDREMERQQVSIANKPMVDLSRLATQVKNGEVVGELGKYVDVTLSSLLAGLEQVMKMADCVRLKALNGVLEVLNPLQSLDFLAAIAMLQIQLRVVGKRRVNMQR; encoded by the coding sequence ATGATGGGGAGCCAAGCCCAAGATAAGTTCTCAGGTTTCTACAAGCAATGGTTGAAGCAACAAGACGCCAATCTCAAAGAACTCCTCTCCGCACCAAGGGACCCCTCCCATGAACAACTCCACCAAGCCATCGTCTCCAAAGTGGTGACCCACTATAAACAATACTACACAGTCAAATGGGTTGCTGCCAAGGACGACGTTCTAGGCTTCTTCTGCCCAACCTGGTTCAGCTCTCTCGAAAACGCTTACCATTGGATGACTGGTTGGAAACCCTCTCTAGTTTTCCGTCTCAGAACCTCATTACGCCAGACCCGGGTCCCACGTGCGAGTCTCGTCGACATGACTGAGGAACAGCTTGAGAAGATCCAGAAACTTATGATTCGGATAAAAATGGAGGAAGACCGGGTCGATAGAGAGATGGAGAGGCAACAAGTGAGTATTGCCAATAAGCCAATGGTGGACCTGTCTAGGCTCGCCACTCAGGTCAAGAACGGGGAGGTGGTGGGGGAATTGGGTAAATATGTGGATGTGACTTTGAGCTCGTTATTGGCTGGTTTGGAACAAGTGATGAAGATGGCTGATTGCGTTCGCTTGAAGGCCTTGAATGGTGTACTAGAAGTGCTCAATCCCTTGCAATCTCTGGATTTCTTGGCTGCTATTGCAATGCTGCAGATTCAGCTGAGGGTGGTTGGGAAGAGAAGGGTGAACATgcaaagatga